One genomic segment of Rhizobium sp. 11515TR includes these proteins:
- a CDS encoding response regulator — translation MHSPPTIAIIDDDLSVRESLTDLLEVLGFSPTSYASAYDFLASSSLLQTDCLVLDISMPGMNGVELNAELMRRSIAIPVVFMTGHAQEAIISEARSAGICLFKPFGGRELKESIESALRC, via the coding sequence ATGCACTCCCCACCAACCATCGCGATCATCGACGACGATCTATCGGTGCGGGAATCATTGACCGATCTTTTGGAGGTTTTGGGGTTTTCCCCAACGTCATATGCGTCAGCCTACGACTTTCTAGCTTCTTCCTCGCTGTTGCAGACGGATTGCTTAGTACTGGATATTTCAATGCCTGGAATGAATGGGGTAGAGCTGAACGCGGAATTGATGCGCCGGTCGATTGCCATCCCTGTTGTCTTCATGACCGGGCACGCTCAGGAAGCCATCATTTCAGAAGCGAGATCGGCGGGGATCTGCCTCTTTAAACCATTCGGGGGACGGGAGCTGAAGGAATCGATCGAGTCCGCTCTTAGATGCTAG
- a CDS encoding YciI family protein gives MEAHKLHLRAAPFKIVLSGPMFDAFGSQYGAVVLAEVDNLVQLKDFSDNDPFVQHGVYQEVTLCQWSATIDNR, from the coding sequence ATGGAAGCTCATAAACTCCATTTGCGAGCAGCTCCTTTCAAAATTGTCCTTTCCGGACCGATGTTTGATGCATTCGGTAGTCAATATGGTGCCGTGGTCTTAGCGGAGGTCGACAATTTGGTGCAGCTAAAAGACTTCAGCGATAACGACCCGTTTGTGCAGCATGGCGTTTATCAAGAGGTCACCCTTTGCCAATGGTCGGCGACGATAGATAATCGGTAG